In one window of Camelina sativa cultivar DH55 chromosome 15, Cs, whole genome shotgun sequence DNA:
- the LOC104746006 gene encoding condensin-2 complex subunit H2-like → MTSHGGGGGGGGGGVRGERIHTVQPERDLVANWEVDLSEKLEEYLLKICTGEITGNEEDGQIPVNFAEAALLLQGSVQVYSKKVEYLYNLVLRTLEFLSKQREQEQSKDTSNEAGASSSHHVDEEENDLFWNVDDIPVDPKNSLDSSVVGDACPNHFVKPPANLVVIEGDCLDTSGDGGELESYLLATTHLYRDFILLDPCDAVAVNEFLGDNYAGKGKNSAHRGSSVRKSIGRSGGSARKSSVSKNQGTNVNLSPISGNGPNVQNCEQESQPPVFEDNDHGFDMDNEYGGTMDFSDTDADEDDPWKPLNPYEPGKLKVKPFKKVKKFKKIEWNFLPKDHMTAMFPLARPNGPISSELIGIWKMRGSARKDEQESQDIPYYEKLREMLVNGGNQPCGANGNNDQDNHDEANNGDFHDFGDHDGDDPEHPFMAEDVLNTNDGGAAEFHNYDGFGNDESNCQESLEDLCRSHLDALLANIAKSEKQTDLAARVSTWKHKIEQNLEEQELHPPFDIQEYGERIINKLTVEESGNVETFTDLMKGQEKHDVARAFSALLQLVNNGDVDLEKPGNSTNEPMCYTAVKPFSVRLLKNRNRETGKRAMNLPRKRAKSPITKGKSPESPPPKRQNTCSVSSQTTRKVSLKISKINTVGTRCTPNSKKRRKGRSEDVAAEVTEVSSVEKSLGK, encoded by the exons ATGACAAGCCAcggcggtggcggtggcggtggcggtggtggagTCCGTGGTGAGAGGATTCACACAGTACAGCCGGAGAGGGATTTGGTGGCTAATTGGGAAGTTGATTTGTCGGAGAAGCTAGAAGAGTACCTTCTCAAAATCTGTACCGGAGAAATCACTGGAAATGAAGAAGATGGGCAGATTCCTGTGAATTTCGCTGAAG CTGCTTTGCTTCTTCAGGGTTCGGTTCAGGTTTACAGTAAGAAAGTCGAATACTTGTATAATTTGGTTCTGCGTACTTTGGAGTTTCTATCGAAGCAAAG agagCAAGAACAGTCGAAAGATACATCAAATGAGGCTGGGGCAAGCTCCTCGCATcatgttgatgaagaagaaaatgatctCTTCTGGAATGTAGATGACATCCCAG TGGACCCAAAGAATAGCTTGGACAGCTCGGTTGTGGGGGATGCCTGTCCAAATCACTTTGTCAAGCCTCCGGCGAATCTAGTTGTTATTGAAGGTGACTGTTTGGATACTAGTGGTGACGGAGGAGAATTGGAATCCTATCTG TTGGCAACTACACATCTGTACCGGGATTTTATTCTATTAGACCCATGTGATGCTGTAGCGGTGAATGAATTTTTAGGTGATAACTATGCTGGTAAAGGAAAGAACAGTGCTCACAGAGGCAGCTCAGTACGTAAATCTATAGGACGTTCTGGAGGAAGTGCTCGTAAGTCATCTGTTAGCAAGAATCAGGGCACTAATGTCAACTTGTCCCCAATATCTGGGAATGGTCCCAATGTTCAAAATTGTGAGCAAGAGTCTCAGCCTCCTGTTTTTGAAGACAATGATCATGGTTTTGACATGGATAATGAATATGGAGGAACCATGGATTTTAGTGATACAGATGCTGATGAAGATGATCCATGGAAGCCATTGAATCCCTATGAACCAGGGAAGCTGAAAGTGAAGCCTTTCAAAAAAG taaaaaaattcaaaaagattGAATGGAACTTTCTTCCCAAGGACCATATGACTGCCATGTTTCCTCTCGCTAGACCCAATGGTCCCATCAGTTCAGAGCTTATTGGAATTTGGAAGATGCGAGGTTCTGCGAGGAAAGACGAGCAAGAATCACAAGACATCCCCTATTACGAGAAG CTTCGAGAGATGCTTGTGAATGGAGGAAACCAGCCGTGTGGTGCTAACGGCAATAACGATCAGGATAACCATGATGAAGCCAATAATGGCGACTTCCATGATTTTGGGGATCATGATGGTGATGATCCAGAACATCCGTTCATGGCTGAAGATGTTCTCAATACG AATGATGGTGGAGCTGCTGAGTTTCACAACTACGATGGATTTGGAAACGACGAATCAAATTGTCAAGAAAGCTTGGAAGATCTTTGCCGCTCACACTTG gaTGCTCTTCTTGCTAACATAGCTAAAAGTGAGAAGCAAACGGATCTGGCTGCTCGGGTTTCAACGTGGAAACATAAAATTGAGCAAAACCTAGAAGAACAA GAGCTACACCCTCCATTTGACATTCAAGAATATGGAGAAAGGATTATAAACAAACTGACTGTTGAAGAGAGTGGAAACGTGGAGACCTTTACCGATCTCATGAAAGGTCAAGAAAAGCACGACGTAGCTCGGGCTTTCTCTGCGCTTCTCCAGTTG GTGAACAATGGAGACGTTGATCTGGAAAAACCTGGGAACTCCACAAACGAACCAATGTGTTATACAGCAGTTAAACCTTTCAGTGTTCGGTTGCTCAAGAATCGTAACAGAGAGACTGGTAAACGAGCAATGAATTTACCCCGGAAACGAGCTAAGTCACCAATAACCAAAGGCAAATCTCCCGAGTCACCACCACCAAAGAGGCAAAACACATGTTCTGTCTCAAGCCAGACGACACGGAAAGTCTCGCTAAAGATCTCAAAGATCAACACTGTCGGCACAAGATGCACACCTAACAGTAAGAAGAGACGGAAGGGTCGATCTGAAGACGTAGCAGCTGAGGTAACTGAAGTTTCTTCAGTGGAAAAGTCTTTGGGGAAATAA